In Acetonema longum DSM 6540, one DNA window encodes the following:
- a CDS encoding AAA family ATPase, with protein sequence MANLRAVLFKRPAVYWNDKQIVFPFAKMEALLYYLLVNGEATRENLAALFWGDREDNAARQNLRNTVYLLRKTLTSDLLITSSRASIALNPALTISTDLELLTANQIAEFLGKNPAEFLAGFSCKDAAGFDHWVSERREQFRKTVIGYLTKWILKMIKQEEYTAATKYLHELISLDAYNESAYRTLMKIYAKENSYTALEIYRDLERKMEQDLGLAPSMKTQELYHRIKTRKSVPNVTPELASSSQQFFGREKELRQIRSWLDKFHRGSQGAGMLFLQGDQGVGKTTIVEALIPAIPPEKNNVFRTQCYQAEAEYDYKAWNSIFLQAMAFLNTAQVHLPPLWQQAVAYAFPTVKIKEQLQQDAVMDAYTFNTAMREEILCAVLGQAAGLKKTVLVIEDIHWLDQRGWSLLWQILHIHGENICCVATAHREYWQQIATVMEKFERDTMLEYLTVERFSEQEVMQLAALRLPGISYKMQSRLYDYTGGNALFLNECLNLMAAGSDITQGSIRLNCVLKERTGNVSPNARKILEICSVFFNNVRYETLLAAAAMNEFELVEALEELAQKQLLLQDLQADKNDRDLAYRFYNLQTRSYVYSQMSTVRQRMLHKQAAFYLEQQLQEGRQNKDVYEHILYHYTNADEKLKILDYTIRLAEKYFCPQYEMFPELNPSYPAGYVDFRESRSQITACLRKIEELVNVLAAKNIPEEQLAIYKAAYWEMSGRYHIWRGAHLQGVRLIHQMLRLAAAKRFRDYQIKGYQQIIYCGIQTRKAHLIQRFALKLLRLTEHDPIPDKKATALRFLGIACALKGQQEQAEDYYRQSLALLKKLAGRNRFYAFPIAAANNYIGDLRRETFDYTAALRHYEQAIRIAGRKNISEGVALFYINAGYAAFQLRDYTKAGAYFTDALSVAEGLGDQKGYWYLRGYCTLNCMLALIAVRQDHPQEGKKHLEQAGEFLKQYNDPYQKAIVFRTQAEIKLLMQRKKEIAAVFADKLLLPAAEYHQQARIIFNKLGKAAELASLEEIMAAYESNNQIKSWF encoded by the coding sequence GTGGCTAATCTACGGGCAGTATTATTTAAAAGGCCGGCAGTTTATTGGAATGATAAACAAATTGTCTTTCCCTTTGCCAAAATGGAAGCACTGTTATACTACCTTTTGGTTAACGGGGAAGCTACCCGTGAAAATTTAGCCGCACTTTTCTGGGGGGACAGGGAGGATAACGCCGCCAGGCAAAATCTGCGCAACACGGTTTATTTGCTGAGAAAGACCCTGACGTCGGACCTGCTGATCACGTCATCCCGCGCCAGTATTGCTTTAAATCCTGCCTTGACGATATCGACGGATCTGGAGTTATTGACGGCAAATCAGATCGCGGAATTTCTGGGAAAAAATCCGGCAGAGTTTTTAGCGGGGTTTTCCTGCAAGGACGCGGCCGGTTTTGACCATTGGGTCAGCGAAAGGCGCGAGCAGTTCCGGAAGACCGTAATCGGTTATTTGACCAAGTGGATCCTAAAAATGATCAAACAGGAAGAGTATACGGCTGCCACAAAATATCTGCATGAATTAATCAGTTTGGATGCTTATAATGAAAGCGCTTACAGGACCCTCATGAAAATATATGCCAAAGAGAATTCCTATACAGCCCTGGAGATCTATCGGGATTTGGAACGGAAAATGGAGCAGGATTTAGGTCTGGCCCCCAGCATGAAAACTCAGGAACTCTATCATCGGATTAAGACCAGGAAAAGCGTCCCAAACGTTACCCCGGAATTAGCTTCTTCCAGCCAGCAGTTTTTCGGACGGGAAAAGGAATTGCGGCAAATCCGGTCATGGCTGGACAAGTTTCATCGTGGCAGTCAGGGCGCAGGAATGCTTTTTTTGCAGGGAGACCAAGGCGTCGGCAAAACAACCATTGTGGAAGCATTGATTCCGGCTATTCCGCCGGAGAAAAACAATGTATTTCGCACCCAATGTTATCAGGCGGAAGCGGAATATGACTATAAGGCCTGGAACAGTATTTTTCTGCAGGCAATGGCATTTTTAAATACGGCTCAAGTACATTTGCCGCCACTTTGGCAACAGGCGGTCGCTTATGCTTTTCCCACCGTAAAGATAAAAGAACAACTGCAGCAGGACGCAGTCATGGATGCTTATACATTCAACACGGCCATGCGGGAAGAAATTCTGTGTGCGGTACTGGGCCAAGCCGCCGGTTTGAAGAAAACCGTTTTAGTGATAGAAGACATTCACTGGCTGGATCAGCGAGGCTGGTCCTTGTTATGGCAGATTCTGCACATTCACGGAGAGAATATATGCTGTGTGGCGACCGCCCATAGGGAATATTGGCAGCAGATTGCAACGGTCATGGAAAAATTTGAACGGGATACTATGCTGGAATATTTGACGGTTGAACGGTTTAGTGAGCAGGAAGTGATGCAATTAGCGGCTCTGCGTCTGCCCGGCATCAGCTATAAGATGCAATCCAGGCTGTATGATTATACCGGCGGCAATGCGCTGTTCTTAAATGAATGCCTGAATCTGATGGCGGCCGGCAGCGATATCACTCAAGGGTCCATTCGCCTGAACTGCGTATTAAAAGAACGTACCGGCAATGTTTCTCCCAATGCCAGAAAGATTTTAGAAATTTGTTCCGTTTTTTTTAATAATGTCCGTTATGAGACATTGCTGGCCGCTGCCGCCATGAATGAATTCGAACTGGTGGAAGCGTTGGAAGAACTGGCGCAAAAACAGTTGTTGCTGCAGGATCTTCAAGCGGATAAAAATGATCGTGATCTGGCCTATCGGTTTTATAATCTGCAGACTCGCAGCTATGTCTACAGTCAGATGTCAACCGTCAGGCAACGGATGCTCCATAAGCAGGCGGCTTTCTATCTGGAGCAGCAACTGCAAGAGGGCCGGCAGAACAAAGATGTTTATGAACATATCTTATATCACTATACTAATGCCGATGAAAAGCTGAAAATATTGGACTATACGATTCGGTTGGCGGAAAAATATTTCTGCCCCCAGTATGAAATGTTTCCGGAACTGAATCCATCCTATCCGGCAGGATATGTTGATTTTCGGGAGAGCCGCAGCCAAATTACTGCATGCTTGAGGAAAATAGAGGAACTAGTCAATGTATTGGCCGCAAAAAATATTCCGGAGGAGCAATTGGCTATTTATAAGGCGGCTTATTGGGAAATGTCCGGACGGTATCATATTTGGCGGGGAGCGCATCTGCAAGGTGTGAGGCTGATTCACCAAATGCTGCGCTTAGCCGCGGCAAAAAGATTCCGGGACTACCAAATCAAAGGGTATCAGCAGATTATTTATTGCGGCATTCAAACCCGTAAGGCTCATTTGATCCAACGATTTGCCCTGAAGCTGCTGCGTTTGACGGAACACGACCCAATTCCCGATAAAAAAGCGACAGCCCTGCGCTTCCTGGGGATTGCCTGTGCCCTGAAGGGCCAGCAGGAGCAAGCCGAGGATTATTACCGGCAATCTCTGGCCTTATTAAAAAAACTTGCGGGGCGCAATCGTTTCTATGCTTTCCCGATTGCCGCCGCCAATAATTACATTGGGGACTTACGACGAGAAACCTTTGATTATACGGCGGCGCTGCGGCATTATGAACAGGCGATCCGGATCGCCGGGCGGAAAAATATCAGCGAAGGGGTAGCCTTATTTTATATTAATGCCGGCTATGCCGCGTTTCAACTCCGGGATTATACGAAAGCCGGCGCCTATTTTACCGATGCCCTGTCCGTGGCGGAGGGGCTGGGGGATCAAAAAGGCTATTGGTATCTGCGCGGATATTGCACGCTTAATTGCATGCTGGCGCTGATTGCGGTCAGACAGGACCATCCTCAGGAGGGGAAAAAACATCTGGAGCAAGCCGGGGAATTCCTCAAACAGTATAATGATCCTTATCAAAAGGCGATAGTTTTTCGGACGCAAGCAGAAATCAAACTGCTGATGCAAAGAAAAAAAGAAATAGCTGCCGTATTTGCTGATAAGCTGCTTTTACCGGCGGCGGAATATCATCAGCAGGCGCGAATCATCTTTAATAAGCTGGGGAAAGCAGCTGAACTGGCATCGCTGGAAGAAATAATGGCGGCGTACGAAAGCAATAATCAAATCAAAAGCTGGTTCTGA
- the pdxK gene encoding pyridoxine/pyridoxal/pyridoxamine kinase, which translates to MTVYKALTIAGSDTSGGAGLQADLKTFQELGVYGMTAITVIVAQNPARSWAHDVYPLSLEALEAQLDTVLAGIGVDALKTGMLASSEIISLVARKLDQYRAKNILIDPVMVCKGTDEVMHPDAAVSIRQDLVPRATIITPNVFEASQLSGMPIHSVEDMKAAAAKIYELGPRYVLVKGGAKLGIAAAIDVLYDGSRFEIFEASKISTTYTHGAGCTYAAAITAGLAQGLSVPLAVKQAKEFVTLAIQHSFPLNSYVGPTYHAAHRLKQ; encoded by the coding sequence ATGACCGTATATAAAGCCTTGACCATTGCCGGCTCCGATACCAGCGGCGGCGCCGGACTGCAGGCTGACCTGAAGACATTTCAGGAGCTTGGCGTCTACGGCATGACCGCCATTACGGTGATCGTCGCCCAAAATCCTGCCCGCAGCTGGGCCCACGACGTATATCCTCTGTCCCTTGAGGCGCTGGAAGCGCAGCTGGATACCGTGCTGGCCGGCATCGGCGTCGACGCTCTGAAAACCGGCATGCTGGCCAGCAGCGAAATCATTTCCCTGGTAGCCAGAAAACTGGACCAATACAGAGCCAAAAACATCCTGATAGACCCGGTCATGGTGTGCAAGGGAACCGATGAAGTCATGCATCCGGATGCGGCGGTGAGCATTCGTCAGGATCTGGTGCCCCGGGCCACCATCATTACGCCCAATGTCTTTGAGGCATCTCAGTTAAGCGGCATGCCCATCCACTCTGTAGAGGACATGAAAGCCGCGGCTGCCAAAATTTATGAACTGGGTCCCCGCTATGTCCTGGTCAAGGGCGGTGCCAAACTGGGCATTGCCGCAGCGATTGACGTTTTATACGATGGCAGCCGGTTTGAAATCTTCGAAGCCTCCAAGATTAGCACCACCTACACCCATGGCGCCGGCTGCACTTATGCCGCCGCCATTACCGCCGGCCTGGCTCAGGGCCTGTCGGTGCCGCTGGCGGTCAAGCAGGCTAAAGAGTTTGTCACCCTGGCCATTCAGCATTCCTTCCCGCTGAATTCCTATGTGGGCCCGACTTATCATGCGGCTCACCGTCTGAAACAATAA
- a CDS encoding MalY/PatB family protein translates to MTKIDFNTVINRRNSGSVKWDDADLLYGAKDVLPLWVADTDFPAPQAVLDALQARVAHGVFGYPSPRFLGFEALAGWLKQRHSWETKPEWMVNSPGVVTALSIAVQTLTAPGDKVIIQPPVYPHFFSAVLQNSRTVVENSLIPEDGRYRIDFDDLARKAADAKLLILCSPHNPVGRVWTAAELKKLAEIALSNNLIILSDEIHSDLVYPGHRHTPLASLGEDIARITVTCVAPSKTFNIAGLYTSAVVISDTALRKRFADVIQALSLTKSNVFGSAALEAAYKHGGPWLEQLLPFLAANAAYLVERFSRETPKIKVNLPEGTFLAWLDCRALGLNNDALSDFFAKEARVGLNRGYSFGAQGSGFMRLNFGCSRAVLTEAIDRITRAYQDRGF, encoded by the coding sequence TTGACTAAGATCGATTTTAATACTGTAATTAACCGCCGCAACAGCGGCAGTGTGAAATGGGATGACGCCGATTTGCTGTATGGCGCTAAAGACGTACTGCCGCTCTGGGTAGCTGACACCGACTTTCCTGCGCCGCAGGCTGTGCTGGATGCTCTTCAGGCGAGAGTGGCACACGGTGTCTTTGGCTATCCCTCCCCGCGATTCCTGGGATTTGAGGCGCTGGCCGGCTGGCTGAAACAGCGTCACAGCTGGGAAACCAAACCGGAGTGGATGGTTAACTCTCCCGGAGTGGTTACCGCGCTTTCAATTGCCGTGCAAACTCTGACCGCACCGGGAGATAAAGTGATCATTCAGCCGCCGGTCTATCCGCACTTTTTCTCTGCAGTACTGCAAAACAGCCGGACAGTGGTGGAAAATTCGCTCATTCCTGAAGATGGCCGTTACCGGATTGATTTTGACGATTTGGCCCGTAAAGCCGCCGACGCCAAACTCCTGATTCTTTGCAGTCCCCATAACCCGGTGGGCCGGGTCTGGACCGCTGCCGAACTAAAAAAACTGGCTGAAATTGCTCTGTCCAATAACCTGATCATCCTGTCCGACGAGATTCACAGCGACCTGGTTTATCCCGGTCACCGCCACACGCCTCTGGCTTCTCTGGGCGAAGACATCGCCAGAATTACGGTGACCTGCGTTGCCCCCAGTAAAACCTTCAACATCGCCGGCCTCTACACCTCAGCCGTGGTGATTTCTGATACAGCGCTGCGCAAACGTTTTGCCGACGTCATTCAGGCACTCAGTCTCACCAAAAGCAATGTCTTTGGCAGCGCCGCCCTGGAAGCCGCCTATAAGCACGGCGGGCCCTGGTTGGAACAATTGCTGCCCTTTCTCGCCGCCAACGCCGCCTACCTGGTGGAAAGATTCAGCCGGGAAACCCCAAAAATCAAGGTCAACCTGCCGGAAGGCACTTTTCTTGCATGGCTGGACTGCCGGGCCCTCGGCCTGAACAACGATGCCCTGAGTGATTTCTTTGCCAAGGAAGCCAGAGTGGGACTGAATAGGGGATACTCCTTCGGCGCTCAGGGCTCGGGCTTCATGCGCCTGAATTTTGGCTGCAGCCGCGCGGTGCTGACCGAGGCCATCGACCGGATCACCCGCGCTTATCAGGACCGCGGCTTTTAA
- a CDS encoding MalY/PatB family protein, with the protein MTALTKINFGTEINRRNSGSLKWDDADLLYSAKDVLPLWVADTDFPPPAAVLEALQARVAHGVFGYPSPRFLGFEALSEWLKQRHGWETKPEWMVNSPGVCTALAVAVQTLTNPGDKVIIQPPVYPPFFSSVLQNGRTVLENPLIAENGHYRMDFEDLARKASDAKMLILCSPHNPVGRVWGAAELKKLAEIAVTHNLIILSDEIHGDLVYSGHRHIPLASLNPEIESLTLTCVAPSKTFNTAGLYTSAVVIPDKGLRQKFYEAISTLSITKSTVFGSVAMEAAYKHGGPWLDELLPFLAANAAYLAERFSKETPKIEIALPEGTFLAWLDCRELGLGDQALADFFGKEARVGLNNGATFGAQGSGFMRLNFGCTRATLKEAVDRIVGAYRARGF; encoded by the coding sequence GTGACTGCATTGACCAAGATCAATTTTGGAACGGAAATTAACCGCCGCAACAGCGGTAGCCTGAAATGGGATGACGCCGATTTGCTGTATAGTGCCAAAGACGTGCTGCCCCTCTGGGTGGCTGACACCGACTTCCCGCCGCCAGCCGCTGTGCTGGAAGCCCTCCAGGCCAGAGTGGCCCACGGCGTTTTTGGCTATCCCTCTCCCCGCTTTCTGGGATTTGAAGCGCTTTCAGAGTGGCTGAAACAGCGTCATGGCTGGGAAACCAAACCGGAGTGGATGGTGAATTCCCCCGGAGTGTGCACCGCTTTGGCGGTGGCGGTACAAACCCTGACCAACCCCGGGGACAAGGTAATCATTCAGCCGCCGGTGTATCCTCCCTTTTTCTCCTCCGTCCTGCAAAACGGCAGGACTGTACTGGAAAATCCGCTGATTGCGGAGAATGGCCATTACCGCATGGATTTTGAGGACCTGGCGCGCAAAGCCTCTGACGCCAAAATGCTGATTTTATGCAGCCCCCACAACCCGGTGGGGCGGGTCTGGGGCGCCGCTGAACTGAAAAAACTGGCGGAAATCGCTGTGACCCATAACCTGATCATTTTGTCGGATGAAATCCACGGCGACCTGGTGTATTCCGGACACCGTCACATTCCTCTGGCTTCCCTGAATCCGGAAATCGAAAGCCTGACGCTTACCTGCGTGGCCCCCAGCAAGACCTTCAATACCGCCGGCCTGTATACTTCAGCCGTAGTGATTCCCGACAAGGGACTTCGCCAAAAATTCTATGAGGCCATTTCCACCCTGAGCATCACCAAAAGCACTGTCTTCGGCAGCGTCGCCATGGAAGCCGCCTATAAGCACGGTGGACCCTGGCTGGATGAACTGCTGCCCTTTCTCGCCGCCAATGCCGCTTACCTGGCGGAAAGATTCAGCAAAGAAACTCCCAAAATCGAGATCGCATTGCCTGAGGGCACCTTCCTGGCCTGGCTGGATTGCCGGGAACTGGGGCTCGGTGATCAGGCCCTGGCTGATTTCTTTGGCAAAGAAGCCAGAGTGGGATTAAATAATGGCGCTACTTTCGGCGCTCAGGGCTCGGGCTTCATGCGCCTGAATTTCGGCTGCACCCGTGCTACTCTGAAGGAAGCAGTCGACCGGATTGTAGGAGCGTATCGGGCAAGAGGATTTTAG
- a CDS encoding ABC transporter substrate-binding protein has product MKLKFKMMIVTILSATLLMAGCGGQQTAAPKAEDYVLKVGYAGSLCEGPIHMAYEKGFFAEEGLKVELVKLAAGGPMFEAVTAGKIEAGFGLMASLIQPLSNGLPVKITTGLHTGCDKVLVPQNSGINTVADLKGKRIGVPSLTSSPVMFAKRALAAAGVGVSEKNLEVEFVVFSNSELPLALQKGAIDAIAANDPVASIAAQEYNLNILLDSAVTAPYHDQYCCVAYVKDTLAKNNPEIAAKYTRAMQKASAYVAQHPEEVAKIQVEKKYVAGNAEFNGKVLKTYNYIPSVSGAYNAFGVTAAELQNVGMLGAAADVPALHKNSFVTLPGVPDTIK; this is encoded by the coding sequence ATGAAGCTCAAATTTAAAATGATGATTGTCACTATACTGTCAGCAACCTTGCTGATGGCCGGATGCGGCGGACAGCAGACAGCCGCCCCCAAAGCCGAAGACTATGTCTTAAAGGTGGGCTACGCCGGCAGCTTATGCGAAGGTCCGATACACATGGCCTATGAGAAAGGTTTCTTTGCTGAAGAAGGCCTGAAAGTGGAGTTGGTCAAACTGGCCGCCGGCGGACCTATGTTTGAAGCCGTTACTGCCGGGAAGATAGAAGCGGGATTTGGCCTGATGGCCAGTCTGATTCAGCCGCTCTCCAACGGATTGCCGGTTAAAATCACTACCGGTCTCCACACAGGCTGCGACAAGGTACTGGTTCCTCAAAATTCCGGCATCAACACCGTCGCCGACTTGAAAGGCAAACGCATCGGCGTTCCCAGCCTGACCAGCAGTCCGGTTATGTTCGCCAAACGCGCCTTGGCTGCTGCCGGAGTAGGCGTAAGTGAAAAGAACTTAGAAGTGGAATTTGTCGTGTTCAGCAACAGCGAACTGCCCCTGGCCCTGCAAAAAGGCGCTATCGACGCCATTGCCGCCAATGACCCGGTAGCCTCTATCGCTGCCCAAGAGTATAATCTGAACATCCTGCTGGATTCGGCTGTCACCGCTCCCTACCATGACCAATATTGCTGCGTGGCTTATGTCAAAGACACTCTGGCTAAAAACAATCCGGAAATAGCCGCCAAATATACCCGTGCTATGCAGAAAGCCAGCGCCTATGTTGCTCAGCATCCCGAAGAAGTCGCCAAAATTCAGGTAGAGAAAAAATATGTGGCCGGCAACGCCGAATTTAACGGTAAGGTATTAAAGACTTACAACTATATCCCCTCGGTTTCCGGCGCTTATAACGCCTTCGGTGTCACTGCCGCCGAGTTGCAGAACGTCGGCATGCTCGGAGCCGCCGCTGATGTGCCGGCTCTGCATAAAAACAGCTTTGTCACTCTGCCGGGAGTTCCCGATACAATAAAATAA
- a CDS encoding ABC transporter permease, translating into MKRIYPWLPVLSILLALGLEAGLENTGGHIPAQRPYQIYFLAVLLAVFSAVAAASRFSARAKAWIGDKALFVAVVILLLTLYNLATKKFGFLPVIFFPSADRILSVLVEDFDFLMICLAASGKLLFTGFILGAAAGFITGIAVGFSKTAGYWINPLVRTLGPIPSTAWIPVVLVSFPTTFSASAFLIGLAVWFPTAVMTSSGILNVQNAYFEVASTLGAGKYYQIFRVGIPAAMPHMFIGIFNGTCASFITLMTAEMLGVKNGLGWYINWQREMMSYANVYAGLIMISVTFSLLITLLFKVRDTVLVWQKGVIKW; encoded by the coding sequence GTGAAAAGAATCTACCCATGGCTGCCGGTACTATCCATCCTGCTGGCGCTCGGTCTGGAAGCCGGACTTGAAAATACCGGCGGGCATATTCCTGCCCAACGCCCTTATCAAATCTATTTTTTAGCTGTCTTGCTGGCCGTGTTCTCCGCAGTGGCTGCCGCTTCCCGTTTCAGCGCCCGGGCAAAAGCTTGGATCGGCGACAAAGCCCTGTTTGTCGCTGTAGTCATTTTACTCCTGACTCTATATAATCTGGCGACGAAAAAATTCGGCTTTCTGCCGGTGATCTTTTTTCCTTCCGCTGACCGAATCCTGAGTGTGCTGGTGGAAGATTTTGATTTCCTGATGATCTGCCTGGCTGCTTCCGGCAAGCTGTTGTTTACCGGATTCATCCTGGGGGCTGCTGCCGGATTTATCACCGGCATTGCCGTCGGGTTCAGCAAGACTGCCGGCTACTGGATCAATCCTCTTGTCCGCACCTTGGGTCCTATTCCGTCCACAGCCTGGATTCCGGTGGTGCTGGTTAGCTTTCCCACTACCTTTTCCGCCAGCGCCTTTCTGATAGGGCTGGCTGTATGGTTTCCTACGGCGGTTATGACCAGCAGCGGTATTTTGAATGTGCAAAACGCCTATTTTGAGGTGGCCAGCACTCTGGGAGCCGGGAAATATTATCAGATTTTCCGGGTGGGAATTCCCGCCGCTATGCCCCACATGTTCATCGGTATCTTCAACGGGACCTGCGCCTCGTTTATCACCCTGATGACAGCTGAGATGCTGGGGGTTAAAAACGGCCTTGGCTGGTACATTAACTGGCAAAGGGAAATGATGTCCTACGCCAATGTCTATGCCGGACTGATCATGATCTCGGTCACGTTTTCCCTTCTGATCACTCTCTTATTTAAAGTGCGCGATACTGTGCTGGTCTGGCAGAAAGGGGTTATCAAATGGTAG